A stretch of Komagataella phaffii GS115 chromosome 2, complete sequence DNA encodes these proteins:
- a CDS encoding Nuclear protein that acts as a heterodimer with Uba2p to activate Smt3p (SUMO) → MVNLTKGEIALYDRQIRLWGFEAQHRIRSSHILVINFSCVGAEIVKNLVLGGLGFLTIIDSGKILEQDLSGNFFFDVSLLGCSKLDSTVKERIQELNPRVDIVTDTCTWAEKSQAWFNRFDIIICTEFDATQIESISRTSRSLNIPLYVVNTHGLYGMIFVDLIDHSSHLRLAKNRIRRKPGRSNSVREIVHVEEKTENDVEYEDCLIQNYYTSFDRILEKPKLKEFFPTMKKLNKIDSTLIVLLGCLKIPTSYNYPIGTVQVTKLELLEFANEIARKLGLTSLDLNDLILQDVARQFGCEFQPVAAILAGCLSQDVINMLSKRENPINNLLIFNGKKAEMPIYTI, encoded by the exons ATGGTAAACCTTACGAAAG GTGAAATTGCCCTTTATGATAGGCAAATTAGGCTATGGGGCTTCGAAGCGCAGCATCGGATTCGAAGTAGCCATATTCTTGTAATCAACTTCTCTTGTGTTGGAGCAGAAATAGTTAAAAATCTAGTGCTGGGAGGGCTGGGATTTCTCACCATTATTGATTCGGGGAAGATTTTAGAACAAGACTTGAGTggaaattttttctttgacgTTTCATTGCTGGGATGTTCAAAACTGGATAGCACTGTCAAAGAACGAATTCAGGAACTTAATCCTCGTGTTGATATTGTTACAGATACTTGTACATGGGCAGAAAAATCACAAGCATGGTTTAATCGATTTGATATAATTATTTGCACCGAATTTGATGCTACTCAGATCGAAAGTATAAGCCGCACATCTCGATCGTTGAATATACCTCTCTACGTTGTCAATACACATGGTCTATATGGAATGATCTTTGTCGATCTAATAGACCACAGTTCTCATCTACGACTTGCGAAAAATAGAATCAGAAGGAAGCCTGGTCGTTCAAACTCAGTCAGAGAAATTGTGcatgttgaagaaaaaactgaGAATGATGTGGAGTACGAAGATTGCCTCATTCAAAACTATTACACTTCTTTCGACAGAATCTTGGAGAAACCTAAATTAAAGGAGTTTTTTCCGACCATGAAAAAATTAAACAAGATTGACAGCACTCTAATCGTTCTTCTAGGATGCCTGAAAATCCCAACCTCATACAACTATCCAATTGGAACCGTTCAGGTTACTAAATTGGAACTTCTAGAATTTGCTAATGAAATTGCTCGTAAATTGGGTCTCACGAGTCTAGATCTCAACGATTtaattcttcaagatgTTGCAAGGCAATTTGGTTGTGAGTTCCAACCCGTGGCGGCTATATTAGCCGGATGTTTGTCTCAGGATGTAATTAACATGCTCAGCAAGAGGGAAAATCCTATTAACAATCTACTTATATTTAACGGAAAGAAAGCAGAAATGCCTATCTATACTATTTAG
- a CDS encoding Splicing factor, component of the U4/U6-U5 snRNP complex, whose translation MQTFTKNRSASRSPRELNEQIMSHSEYDENKQRVSEATSADRFYEPKLSSYPNVSIEESDENEEFYTPGSENLYHCRMRIAKWSLKQTSRMHKGFRLFVKNNSLNEILMEKRRVNALYSTFCLNNSQSLTGRCISIVRVSPDDQAVAAGSWDGNTYILNSQDLSLRRVLYGNNSKIGGIDWYYDSRIIATSQSDGTINLFQYNTDTDTKNTETNNSRDSKLQGHNDRVARLSFHPMGRYLASASFDSTWRYWDVETQQQLLLQEGHTKPVFTVEHQPNGSLISSAGLDGIVKIWDLRLGKCISNLEGHMGSIYGSSWRYNGYELATASSDGSIKIWDMRMQKEKVSIPAHSKLISDVRLLDNVMISSSYDNTINIFSSDNWVKIKTIKGHTDKVMSCDITKSGQSIFSSGWDRTIKLYKSAKEY comes from the coding sequence ATGCAAACGTTCACCAAGAATCGGAGTGCTTCCAGAAGTCCAAGGGAATTAAATGAACAAATTATGAGCCACAGCGAATATGATGAGAATAAGCAAAGGGTATCAGAAGCAACATCTGCAGATCGCTTTTATGAGCCTAAGCTTTCATCCTACCCCAATGTGTCTATAGAAGAAtcagatgaaaatgaggaaTTCTACACACCAGGATCCGAGAATTTATACCATTGTCGCATGAGAATTGCCAAGTGGTCATTAAAACAGACTTCAAGGATGCACAAAGGCTTTAGACTGTTTGTAAAAAACAATAGTTTGAATGAGATTTTAATGGAGAAACGCAGGGTTAATGCACTGTATTCCACATTTTGTTTAAATAATTCCCAGTCTCTAACAGGTCGATGTATCTCTATTGTAAGAGTATCACCGGATGACCAAGCAGTCGCTGCAGGTTCTTGGGATGGTAATACGTACATCTTGAATTCTCAAGACCTAAGCCTGCGAAGAGTTTTATATGGAAACAATAGCAAAATAGGTGGCATTGATTGGTACTATGACAGCAGGATCATAGCGACTAGCCAAAGCGATGGTACTATCAACCTATTTCAGTACAACACAGACACAGATACTAAAAATACTGAGACCAATAACTCCAGAGATTCGAAACTACAGGGCCACAACGACCGTGTTGCAAGACTCTCTTTCCATCCTATGGGTCGTTACTTAGCGAGTGCTTCATTCGATTCAACATGGCGGTACTGGGATGTAGAAACACAGCAACAATTACTTCTTCAAGAAGGCCACACAAAACCAGTGTTCACAGTAGAGCACCAACCAAATGGatctttgatatcatcgGCAGGGCTAGACGGTATTGTTAAAATATGGGATTTGAGGTTGGGAAAGTGTATTTCGAACCTAGAGGGTCACATGGGGTCTATTTACGGTTCATCTTGGAGGTACAATGGATATGAATTAGCCACAGCCTCGAGTGATGGCAGCATTAAAATCTGGGATATGCGAatgcaaaaagaaaaagtatcCATTCCTGCTCACTCCAAACTTATTTCAGATGTCAGGTTGCTAGATAATGTAATGATTAGTTCCAGTTACGATAATACTATCAATATATTCAGCAGTGATAACTGGGTCAAGATTAAAACTATCAAGGGCCATACAGACAAGGTGATGAGTTGTGACATCACGAAAAGTGGCCAGTCAATTTTCAGCTCAGGATGGGATAGAACAATTAAGCTGTATAAATCAGCAAAAGAGTACTAA